A window of Atribacteraceae bacterium genomic DNA:
ACCAGGACTTTTCGCGAGCCGTCAAGGCTGACAGTTGAGGAATGGTTTACCGTATGGTTAAACGACTACATGAAACCCTCACTGCGCGCCACCACATGGGAAAGCTACAAATACCAGGTCAATGGCCACATCATTCCGGCCTTGGGGCGCTTAAAGGTTGTCGAGCTACAGACGGCGCACATTCAGCGACTATACAACGACAAACTGCGGGGCGGCAGACTGGATGGTAAGGAAGGCGGCCTGACACCAAAGAGCGTCCGCTATATTCATACCGTCATACACTCCTGCTTAGAGCAGGCGAAAAAAGAAGGCTTATTGACCGTCAGCCCGGCGGATGCGGTGCGGCTACCGAAGCGCGAGCAGAAGGACATTCATTATCTGGACAGCGATGGCATAAAGCACTTCTTGGGGATTGCCAGAGAAAGCAAGCACTTCGCGGCCTTCTACCTGACATTGAACACCGGACTGCGGCGCGGGGAGCTGCTTGGCCTGCGCTGGAAGGATGTGGACTTTGCGAATGGGCAGATTGCCGTTAATCAGGGGCTGGTACGGGTGACAGGAAAAGGGCTGGTGTTCCAGGAGCCGAAAACAAAGCTGTCTAACCGGGTGATAGGGCTTTGCCCTGCCGCGCTATCCGTCCTTCGGGAGCATAAAAAGAAGCAGGCTGAGAATCGGCTTCTGGTGGGCAACGGGTACAACGGGGGCATAGACCTGGTATTTGCCAACGAGATAGGCGGACCTGTTGACCCCAGGGCGTTTACCAGGGTGTTTGAACGGCTGATAAAGGCGGCGGGACTGGACGTTACCTTCCACGGTTTGCGGCATACCTTCGCCACCATAGCCTTGGAAAGCGGTGTTGACATCAAAACTATCCAGGAAACGCTGGGGCATCATAGCGCGGCATTCACAATGGACGTTTACAGCAGCGTTACGGGCAAGATGAAGAGGGAGGCCGCGGACAAGGTTGGTACCCTGCTGGCTTCCCTGATGGTGAAATAACCCTACGCTTTTCAGTAACACGCAAAAGGGGATCCTTGGTGTAGTGTGTAAATAGTGTGTAAATGGTCGTTTTTCGGGTGCCTTTTAAGCCGGTGGAAGATCAAAAAACCCTTTAAAGTCAACGGTCGGAGCGATAGGGGTTGAACCTGAGGCCTCTTGGTCAAACACCAGGGGACGGCTAACCCGATTGCTGAATTCTGTGTCGAGGAAGAGATAAATTTTAAATGGCGGGAGAATGACGATGGTATTTTGTCGGTTATGGTCACTCTGGCCTTCGAGGCGGAAGGAAAAGAGACGGTCATCCGTTTCCCGGTGGTTCCCCTGGTGGAGAGATAATCCCGGAAAAACAAACCGGTCCAGCGGGGTCATCGAACTCGCCCTGGTGATTACGATCCCGGCCCTGGCCCTGAGCCTGGTTTCCCTTCTTTTCTGGGACCTCCTGAATCACCGGGAAACACAAAGAGCCCTCCAGGAAAAAATCGCTCTTGATTACCGCCTGGCGGGGGCCCTGTCCGAGGCCCGTTATCTCCTGCGCGATGGCGAGATGCTGCCCGGTGATCTGGTGGTCCAATCGGTTTTTTTCCCGGACTTAACGATCAAAATCGACCCGGTTGCCTCACTGATCGTTATTTTGAAAAAAAATCGCTCTTACCTGGAAGCCGATTTCAGCGGAAGCGGCGAGTCTGTTACAATAAGAAGAATCGTCAGCCAGTCCAATATTCCATACGCGAGGTAACCTATGCTGGGGGTCGATCTTGGTTCTTATTCTCTCAAGTATTGTCTGAGCCGGAAAAAACGGGACATGACCTTTGCAATAGAAAAAACCGGCGACTTCATTCACAACGGGGAAATGTCCGCTGATGGAAATATCCGAAGTAGCGACAGCATGGCAAACACCATCAGAAACGTTTGGAAAAAGAACCGACTAAGCCGAGAGATCTGCTTGTCCTACTACCACCCCCGGATGGTGGTTCAAAACATCAGCCTTCCGGAAATGTCGGCGTCGGAATTGGAAAACGCCCTGCGCTGGGAAGCGGGTTCCATTATTACCGGGGAAGATCGGTTTCAGATCGGATGGGAAATCCTGGGAAAAGCGGATGGAAAAATGGAGATTCTCTTCACCGCAACCCCGGCGGCAGCTGTCGCCGAGTACCTGAGTTTGTTCAAAACCGCCGGAATCCGGGTGGAGGCCATGGAACCCCATGCCCTGAGCCTGATACGGGGCTTTCTGGGATTACATCCCGCCTTCTCTCGGGACACCTCCTTGGTCCTCGTTGAAACGGGATTCCGCAAGAGCACCATCCTGTATTTTGAAAACGGGAAGTTGGTCTTTGTCCGGTATTTTGGCTGGGGATTGCAAAAAATCTGGGAGGTGCTCAAAGAAAGCCATGGTCTTCTTCCAGCGGAAATTCTGGAGATGTTCAAGCGGGGGAGTATCAGCGAGGACATCCCTTACCAGATGGAAGAAGCCATCGCTCAGGCCGCTTCTGACCTGTTGTCCGAGATCAACCGGTCGTTTTCCTTTTTTCTGAACAAATTTGGAGAGCATTCCCTGAAGAACTGCTTCCTGGTCGGTGGCGGAGCGGGGTTGTTGTCCCTCCGTTCTTATTTGGTGAATAATCTCAATATCGCCCTCAATGATCCGAGTGGCCCCCCACCGGCTCCCTCACTGGAAAATATGCGCTTACTTCCGGCCATCGGTGTGTCGTTATGGAGTTGAAATCATTCTATCCGGTCAAACTGAACTTACTCCCCATCCAGTACCGGGTTCAAAAAACGCCGCACTGGGTTCGCCTTTTTTTTACCGTCCTCCTCATCGGTGCGAGTACGTTCACCGGGTATGCTGTCGCAATCCTGAACTTCCGCATTGACCTGGTCGGCTTGACCATCGAGACCCTGGAACGGGAAGCGGCTTATCTGCGGGAGTTGAACCACCGCATGCAGGAAGTCCAGCAGGAAATCCACCGGATCGAAGGCCGGGTCACCATATTGCAGGACCTGGTCCTGCGGGAACCGGAATGGCTGAACATCATTGAGGCGATCGGAGTGAGCATGCCCCCGGATCTCTTCCTCGAAGAGGCGTCTTTTGGCCCGGACCACATCAGCTTCTCCGGGTATTCGGTCAGTATATTCAGTCTGGCCAGTTTCATTGAATCGCTGTCTGGCTATCGGAAGTATTTTACAAGCGCCGAATTCCAGTCCCTGTCCCTGCAGGAAGGGATGTATTTCTTCACCCTCTCCCTGGAACTCAACCAATCATGAACATCAAGCAGAGCTGGCCGTTTATTCTCTTGGGTTGGGCGGGAGGCATTGTCCTCGCGTTCTTTTTTATTCTTGAGCCGCTCGTCGTTGAACTGGATACTCTCCAGGACCGTCAGGCGGCGCTGGAAGGAGAAGTGACCACCCTGCGGCGGAGGGTGGTAAACCTGGAACCTCTGGAGCGCAGGCTTCTGGCTTTGCAGGAGACCGCCCTGATATTGGAGGCACGGCTTCCGGAGGAAAAGGAAATTCCCGATCTCCTAATAACCATCGAGGAAGCGGCGATTCTTTCCAACGTGGAGATTCGTTCTTTCGTTCCTCAAACTACAACCGCAACGGAAAACTATGTCGAGGTTCCCTTCGGCGCAAACCTCCATACCCGTTACCATGACTTTCTGCTTTACCTGAACCATCTTCGGGGCTCGGACCGCCTGATCCAGGTCCGGGACTTTGCCTTGCGTAAAGACTTGGCCGATACCTTTCTGGTGGAGGTGAACCTGGTCACCTTTACCGTGGAAAAAAATGGGGAATCTCCATGAGGTCACGGGAATTTCCCTTTGTTATTGTACTGGCGGTGGCGTTGGGACTGTTGATCTATTTGAACTTGGGCATCGCGGGCCGGGTCCTCCTCCCGGTGCCGGAAACAAAAATCATACCTACCTTACCGGTACGAACACCACAACCGCTTCTCGATCTCCCATTGGTAAGTGAGCTGCCGCCGGAGGAGATCACCCCCCGTTTTTATCCCGAAACCAAACTCCTCGCCTACCGGAATCTTTTTCTCATGACCGCTCCCTTTACCCGGCCTGCCGAGGAAGCATTCATTCCGGAACCGGCTTTGCTCGCACCCGTTCCCGAGATCCCGACTGAGGTTGACCTGCCACCGGAGAGGATATATATCCCGGAAATCGAGATCGTCGAAGTGCTGCCGCCGGAATTCACTTTGCGGGGTATCGTCCTGTCCGAGGAACGACAGGCGGTGGTCTTGGAAATCGATGGGGTGATTAACATCCTTACGACCGAGCAGCCCTTGTCAATGGGAGTAAAATTGGTTAAAGTAGAAGCAAACTCCGTAGTCTTGGAGTACCGGGGGAGGGAATACCAATTAACACTCGACGAATAGTGCTCATCATCCTGTCCGTCCTTCTTCTTGTCTTTTTAAATTCCGTGGTGTACGCGCGTTCTTTGACCCACTTCTATCACCGGGCCGACCAAAACGAAATCAAGCTCACTTTTAAGTTTGATGGACCGGTCCAGTGGCGGGACTCCACCCCTGATCCCTATCATATCGCCGTGGATATCGCCGGGGCGACCAACGCCCTGGATTATCCGGAACGGCCTATGTATATCGGTCCCTTGAGCCGGATCATTTTCCGGGAAACCGAGGAGCATCTCCGCCTCTGGCTGGACCTGCGCGAAACAGTCCGCTACGAGATCTATGACGAAGCCGGGGGAACGCTGGTCACTATCATTCTCCACGGACCTTTCGCTCCGGCTCCCGTTCAGGAACCCCGTTATTCTTTCGACTTTCGGGACGCCGAAGTCCGGGACGTCCTGTTGGCCCTGGCTAAGGCCGCCGGAGTGAATATCGTAATCGACGACACAGTGACCGGCACCCTCACCCTGTCCTTCGAAGAACTGACCTTCGATCAAGCCCTCGGCTACATCCTCACAGTCCGGGGATTAGGTATGGTACAACTGGCCGACAACATCATCGTCGCCGAGCGCCAATGGCTTGAAGAAAAATTCGGCTTGCTGGAATCCCGCCGGTTTGCGCTGAAATACATCGACCCGGCGGCGGCCCGCCAGTCCCTTCTGCTTTTTTTCCAACCGGATCGGGTGATTGCCGACCCCGCAACGCGGAGCATCTTCGTCAAGGGACGGGAAGGGGATCTTTACCAGGCCCAACAGATACTTCAGGAGATCGACGTCGCCCTGGAAACCCGGGTATTTCCCTTAGACAACAACATTTACCAGCATGTTGAGCAATTGCAAAAAATTGCCCAGCTTCTCCAAATTATCATTCCCGACCCGGAACGGATCCAGTATGACTTTTTTCAAAGAACGATTCTGGTTCGGGGGACCAGGGAGGAGTTGGAGGCCGCCGCCGAATTGATTAAAAACATCGACCGGCGGCGTCCCCAGATCATGATCGACGCGAAACTGGTAGAGATCAACCGCCAAAAGACCAAGGACCTGGGAGTGAGTTGGTTCGTGGGAGGCAGAGAGGGGGAGATTACCTTTGGCGAACTGTTACTGGGAGGCACCTTGGAGCGACAGGAAACCATAGAAATGAAAATAACGGCGCTGGAGAAAGACGGCCTGGCCCGTTTGGTAGGAAACCCCCGCATTTTAACCCTAAGCGGCAAGACGGCCTATATCAAAGTAGGAGACAGGGTACCCTATCGCCAGCCGATCATCACCGAAGAGGAAATAGTTTACGAACTTCTCTTCCTCGATGTTGGGATCAGCCTGGAAGTCACTCCCTCCCTGACCCCGGAAGGACAGATCCTCGTCCACGCCATACCCAATGTGAGTACCTTTACCATCCGGGAGTATGTTCTGGGAGGGCTCACCTATGCCGATCCTCAAACCAGAATCAAGACGGCTGATACCACCGCCCGCCTGCGAAACGGAGAAACCCTGGTGATCGGTGGGTTGATCAGAAGCGAGGACCTGGAAACGATCACCCGTATCCCCATCCTGAGCGAAATACCCTTTTTGGGCGAACTGTTCATCCTGCGGAATCGTACTCAACGAGAAACGGAGTTGATTATGTTTTTGACCCCGCATCTGGTGGAGTTTTGATCAACCTATATAGATGGATGCTAAATATTTTCCGGGGGGAGTCATGGACATGAGAAAAAATCTCTGGTCACTGGGTTTTCTGCTGGCCTTTCTTCTTTTATTCACCGGGTGTCGCTGGTTCGCTGGCAATCCCTTGTTTCCTACGGCGAAATTTGTCATCTACTCGAACATTCTCAGGGAAGATGGTTCTGAAGTAGCAACCAACAGCCTGGGTATCCTGTCAGTGAAAGATATTGAAAACGTTTCCGAGATCGAAACATCAACATCCTTGATAACCACAACTAGGATATACGATATCCAAGTTGAAGGCTTCCAATACCGGATTGTGGAAATACGGGATCCGGATAATGGTGAGTTAATCGATATACGAGCTATTCCCTACCCCCTGGATCATCAACAGACCGGGACTTCGGTGACAACAGAAGAAATTACGCAAATGATCACGGCGGATTCTACCATCACCCGCATCAATATGTTTTATGCCCGGTCTGCTCGATTCAACTTCACTCCAATAAACAATGTCGGGGCGATGATTGTATGGGCGGACATCGAGTATCGGGACCACGGCGGGAATCGGATCGATGCCCTGAATAGATTTCGTTATATGTATTTGCTGATCCCCGGTACCGCGAACGTTGAAGCGTTGACTGGAGGAACCGCAGTTTCATATGTTCTGGAAATATTTGACCGGACCGTCGAAAATTATTTTTTAACCCACAGGATACGGCATGGCCAGGCCATCATCACTTTTTACGGAACAGACAATGCCGGTAATCCAGTATCCTATAAATCGGCGGTCAATATCAGCGCATTCCCAACCATAACCATGTAGACAACAATGATCGACGCTTTCTCTTCAATTTCATACTCTAACATTGCCCTAATCGGCTTCATGGGCTCGGGGAAAACCAGGGTCGGAAAAGTTTTGGCGCAAAGTACCGGATGGACTTTTCTTGACCTCGATGCCCTGATCGTCGAGAAAACCAACTGCTCAATCCCGGAAATCTTTTCCCGTTATGGAGAAGGTTATTTCCGTGAACTGGAAACAGAAACCCTCCGGGAGAAATCCAGCTTGCACCAGACCGTTCTCTCTACCGGGGGAGGACTTCCCGGAAGGGAGGAGAACTGGAAAATACTGGAACGGAGTTATCTAACCGTTTATTTAAAATGCACCTTTAACGTTTGTTATAAAAGAATCTTTGGAGATCGGAACCGGCCCCTTTTGGCGCAATTTCCCGATCGGCAGTCCCTCTTGGCCCTTTACCAAAAACGGATCCCATATTATGAACGCTCACGTGTTATAATTGACACGGCACACCGGACACCCAACGCCATAGCCAGGGAGATCGTTTTACGTGCGCGAACTGCGGATAGTTCTCAGGGATAAAGCCTACTCAGTTCTCATTGACCAGGTTCTTTTTGCCTCGGGTACCTGGGATAGCATATTTTCCACACCTATCGTGACCGGAGCGATCATCACCAATGCGACGGTTGCCCGTTTTCATCTTGCCCGCATTCGAGACTTAATTCGCAAGGCGATTCCCCACTTGACCGAAATTGTTTTACCTGATGGGGAGGAATATAAGACCCTTTCCACCGTAGAAGCCATCTACCACCGGCTGGCTGAGGCCGGGTTGGACCGCAGGAGCGTCCTCATTGCCCTTGGTGGCGGGGTGATCACCGATATGACTGGGTTCGCCGCTTCGACTTATCTGCGGGGTATCCCCTATTACCAGGTTCCTACCAGCCTTTTGGCCCAGGTCGACAGTTCGGTAGGGGGCAAAACGGGAGTCAACCTGCCTGCGGGAAAAAACCTGGTCGGTACCTTCTACCAGCCGGAGGGGGTCCTCATCGACCTTTCTTTTCTAAGGACCTTGCCGGCAAGGGAGTTCCGGGAAGGATTAAGCGAGGTGGCCAAAGCCGGTTTTTTAGCCGGTGGAGACCTCTTTGCGCTTCTCAAAAATCAGCCGGAAGCCCTGGCTGAACCGGACGGTCCAGCGCTTGCTGAGGCGGTGGCTCTTTCCATCGACTACAAGAGGGGGATCGTAGAACAAGACGAGCGGGAGAGCGGGATCCGAGCGGTCCTTAACTACGGCCATACCTTGGGGCATGCCTTGGAACGGGCGGCCGGCTACGGGGCGCTTCGCCACGGTGAAGCGGTAGCAATGGGAATGGCCGGTGAAGCTTTGGTCGGTGTCCGGCTGGGCTTGGTGGATTCGGGTTTTTACACCGAGCAGGCCGCTATCCTGCGTTCCCTGGACCTTCCGGTCAAAGCGACGGTGCCAGTCTCACGAGCAACTTTTTTTCAGGCCCTTTGGCAGGACAAAAAAAGGGAGGCGGGCCATTTGAGGTTCGCCTTGGTGGAGAGACCAGGCAAGCCACTGTTTGGCATTCCGGTCACGGCATCGCTCATAGACGATATTCTCCCGGAAATGATCGAGGTGATCGAACCATGAAACTACTGTTCCTGTTTGGTCCGAACCTGAACCTGTTAGGATCGCGCGAACCAGCTTGGTATGGCACGCGAAACTTTGAATGGATTTGTGAGACAATCCAGCGAGAAGGTAAAAAAAGGGGGGTAGACGTCACTATTTTTCAGTCAAACCATGAAGGGGCGATTATCGACCGCCTGCACAGCGCCCGGGAAGAGGTGGACGGGATCGTCTTCAATCCCGGAGCTTTCACCCATTACAGCCTGGCTATTCGTGACGCCTTACAGGCGGTAAACATAAAAACCATCGAGATCCATATGTCCAACATCTATCAGCGGGAAGAATTCCGCCACCGCTCGGTGATCGCTCCGGTCTGCTTCGGCCAAATCAGCGGCCTGGGGTGGTTCGGTTACCTCTTGGCCATGGATGCTTTCCTCCTGGAAAAGGATAACCGATGAACTATGCCTGGCGCCTCGGCGAACTCCGCAAGAGGCTCGCTCGGGAAAGGCAACTTCCGATGCTCATCACCACCATGAGCAATATATTCTATTTGACCGGCTTTCTCGGCTCCCTGGCTTTTCTTCTGATATCCGATGAAAAAGAGAAACCCTTATTTTTTTGTGACGGGCGATACGTGAGTCAAGCCCAGGAAGAAACCAATGGCCGGGTCGACCTGATCCTCTATGAGAGGAAACCGCTGGAAAAAATCCGGGATTTGGTTCGCGCGCGAGGGCACCAAGCCCTTTATATCGAAGATGCCCTCTCCGTAAGCGCCTATCAGAATCTGAATAAAGCCGAGTACGAAACTATTGCGATCGCTTCTCCGGTGAACTCTCTACGTATGATTAAATCACCGGAAGAAACCCGGACCATGGAACGGGCGTTGGCTATCTCGGAAGAGGCTTTTCGGAAAATCCGCTGTCTCATCCAGGAGGGGATCAGCGAACGCTCGCTGGCCCTTGAACTCGATTATCAACTCCTTCTTCTCGGGGCCGATAATACTGCGTTTCCCACTATCGTCGCCAGCGGTGAACGGGCGGCCTGCCCCCATGCTCGGCCCTCTTCGAGAACCCTCCGGAAGGGAGACCCGGTGATTTTTGACTGGGGCGCACGAGTGGATGGTTACTGCGCGGACATCACCCGGACGGTCATCGTCGGCACCGGCCCATCGCCCTTCCGAGAAACCCTCCGAACCCTCCGGGAAGCGCAGCGTACGCTCGAAAAGACCCTGCAAGCGGGGATGAGCGGAAAAGATGCCGATCTGCTCTGCCGGAAAGAACTTGACAAAACTGGTCTTGGACAGTATTTTACCCATGGCCTCGGTCATGGTGTGGGAATTGACGTTCATGAAGAACCTCGCCTGAATCAGGACAGCGATACCGTCCTCGCTGCTGGAATGGTGGTCACCGTGGAACCGGGGGTTTATTTGCCGGGACAGGGGGGAGCCCGGATCGAGAATCTGGTTTTGATCGGAACCGGAGAAAGCCGGGTCCTCAACAAGCTATCAGCCATATGGTAGCCAACAAGCAGTAGAACTGACCAAATCAGTGCCTGAGGACAGCGAATATGAAAATTGAGGTTGAGGTTCACACAGGAGAAGCCCCCTTATTTCCCCTTTAGAAAGGGGGCAGGGGGACTTGAAAGTTACATTTCAGTTAATTTAAGTCACCGACGTGGAGTTTGTTGCCGGGATATAGTGAAGCAACTGATTCGACGGTTACGAGATAGGTCGATGAGAGAAAACAGATGACCGGAGACAGCATAAAGAACGTTTGAGGCCAAGCGAGGCCGCGGTGAGAAGGAAAAGCGATTTTTCAGGGGAGGTCTTTATATATGGCTGATTTTTTATCCAGCAACGATTTGCGGGTAGGGACGGCCATCGAGGTCGATGGCGTCCTCTACATCGTTACTGCTTTTCAGCACACTAAACCGGGCAAGGGTGGGGCGCTGATCAAAACCAAAGTCCGGGATGTCACCACCGGTTTCATCGTGGAAAAAGTATTCCGGGCCGGGGAGAAAATCGCCCGGGCTATTCTGGAAGAGAAAAAAGCGCAGTACATGTATCATGATGGAGCAAACTACCACTTCTTGGATCTCGAAAACTACGAAGAACGGGTTCTTTCGGAAAATGTCGTCGGAGAAGCGACCGATTTTCTCATCGAGAACCTGGAAGTGGAATTTTTAATGTATGAAGATACGATTATCAGCGTCAACCTTCCTTCCTACGTTGAACTGAAGGTGACCGAAGCGCCACCCGGAATCAAGGGAGATACCGCTTCTGGTGGCAACAAACCTGCAACACTCGAAACGGGATTGATAATCCAGGTTCCCCTCTTCATCAATCGGGGTGACCTGATCCGGGTGGATACCCGAAGCCGGGAATATCTCGAGAGAGCTTCCCGGTGAGAGCGGCGAAGATCATGAAAGACCATTCGATAGTCAGGAGACGTTGAACCCGGGATGAAATATGTCGATGTCGCCACGGCGGGGGGAAAAGTGACTTTCCCTATGAAGGTTTTACTCAAGATAGCGCGACGCATCATCCTCTCTGTCCCGGGAGTCGACTCTCTGGAGAAAAATAACGAGGATAGCATCAAGATAGAAGTACAACGCAATGTTTTTTCCTTTAATCTCTATTTGGTGTTCAACCTGTCTAAAAGGGTCCCGGAAGTGTCCTGGAACTTGCAGCGTAAGTTGAAAGAATGTTTCGAAGGGAAAACGGGGCTGCGAGTTGAACGTATCAATGTTCATATTCAGGAATTCTCGGCCTTCGGATTAAACAATGAATTTCAACCGCCACCCTTTTTGGGATAATGCCCAGTGTTTACTCCCTTTCCAGTAGAACCCGAGGTGGATCGTGCGCAGGCAGGTAAGAGAGAAAGCTCTTCAGGTACTTTACCAAAAAGATTTGCTCGATGTCCCACTCCGAGAAATTTTCCTCCGGATGGATCTACCTGAAATCTGGTCCGAGGACGACCGTTCGTTCTTTTACCGATTGACGAGCGGCGTCGCTGACCAGCTTACCTCGATCGACCGGATACTTACCGCGTATACCGAGGGATGGACCCTGCCGAGGATGCCTGCGATAGACCGGAATATCTTGCGTATTGCGGTTTTCGAAATTTTTTTTCTCCCGGAAATATCACTCAAGGTAGCCATCAATGAAGCGGTGATACTCGGAAAAAAGTTCGGAAGTGAGGATTCCGGAAGGTTCATCAACGGAGTCCTTGGCCGGGTGGCCCGCACGACGATGCACGAAGAACGAGAGACGCTAAGAGATAAAACCGGGGAAGAAGATGTCCATCACTGAGTATTTAGATAAAAATGCGGATTTTGTCGATGACTTCCTCGACCGGCACCTCAACGAACCAGCGGCTCCCTCCAGGCTGATTGAGGCCATGCGTTACGGTGTTTTGAAAGGGGGGAAGAAGATCCGGGCTTCGCTTCTGTTCGCTACCGGTGAGGCGTTTTCCATCACTTTGGAAAACCTCCTACCCTTGGCTGCCGCGATTGAAATGATCCATTCTTTTTCCTTGGTGCATGATGATTTACCGAGCATTGACAATGACGATTTCCGCCGCGGGAAACCGAGTTTACACCGAGCTTATAATGAAGGCATGGGGGTGTTGGCCGGTGATGCCCTCCTGGTGGACGGGTTGCGGCTG
This region includes:
- the efp gene encoding elongation factor P; its protein translation is MADFLSSNDLRVGTAIEVDGVLYIVTAFQHTKPGKGGALIKTKVRDVTTGFIVEKVFRAGEKIARAILEEKKAQYMYHDGANYHFLDLENYEERVLSENVVGEATDFLIENLEVEFLMYEDTIISVNLPSYVELKVTEAPPGIKGDTASGGNKPATLETGLIIQVPLFINRGDLIRVDTRSREYLERASR
- a CDS encoding Asp23/Gls24 family envelope stress response protein, with amino-acid sequence MKYVDVATAGGKVTFPMKVLLKIARRIILSVPGVDSLEKNNEDSIKIEVQRNVFSFNLYLVFNLSKRVPEVSWNLQRKLKECFEGKTGLRVERINVHIQEFSAFGLNNEFQPPPFLG
- a CDS encoding Xaa-Pro peptidase family protein, encoding MNYAWRLGELRKRLARERQLPMLITTMSNIFYLTGFLGSLAFLLISDEKEKPLFFCDGRYVSQAQEETNGRVDLILYERKPLEKIRDLVRARGHQALYIEDALSVSAYQNLNKAEYETIAIASPVNSLRMIKSPEETRTMERALAISEEAFRKIRCLIQEGISERSLALELDYQLLLLGADNTAFPTIVASGERAACPHARPSSRTLRKGDPVIFDWGARVDGYCADITRTVIVGTGPSPFRETLRTLREAQRTLEKTLQAGMSGKDADLLCRKELDKTGLGQYFTHGLGHGVGIDVHEEPRLNQDSDTVLAAGMVVTVEPGVYLPGQGGARIENLVLIGTGESRVLNKLSAIW
- a CDS encoding site-specific integrase, which codes for TRTFREPSRLTVEEWFTVWLNDYMKPSLRATTWESYKYQVNGHIIPALGRLKVVELQTAHIQRLYNDKLRGGRLDGKEGGLTPKSVRYIHTVIHSCLEQAKKEGLLTVSPADAVRLPKREQKDIHYLDSDGIKHFLGIARESKHFAAFYLTLNTGLRRGELLGLRWKDVDFANGQIAVNQGLVRVTGKGLVFQEPKTKLSNRVIGLCPAALSVLREHKKKQAENRLLVGNGYNGGIDLVFANEIGGPVDPRAFTRVFERLIKAAGLDVTFHGLRHTFATIALESGVDIKTIQETLGHHSAAFTMDVYSSVTGKMKREAADKVGTLLASLMVK
- the aroB gene encoding 3-dehydroquinate synthase encodes the protein MRELRIVLRDKAYSVLIDQVLFASGTWDSIFSTPIVTGAIITNATVARFHLARIRDLIRKAIPHLTEIVLPDGEEYKTLSTVEAIYHRLAEAGLDRRSVLIALGGGVITDMTGFAASTYLRGIPYYQVPTSLLAQVDSSVGGKTGVNLPAGKNLVGTFYQPEGVLIDLSFLRTLPAREFREGLSEVAKAGFLAGGDLFALLKNQPEALAEPDGPALAEAVALSIDYKRGIVEQDERESGIRAVLNYGHTLGHALERAAGYGALRHGEAVAMGMAGEALVGVRLGLVDSGFYTEQAAILRSLDLPVKATVPVSRATFFQALWQDKKREAGHLRFALVERPGKPLFGIPVTASLIDDILPEMIEVIEP
- the pilM gene encoding pilus assembly protein PilM → MLGVDLGSYSLKYCLSRKKRDMTFAIEKTGDFIHNGEMSADGNIRSSDSMANTIRNVWKKNRLSREICLSYYHPRMVVQNISLPEMSASELENALRWEAGSIITGEDRFQIGWEILGKADGKMEILFTATPAAAVAEYLSLFKTAGIRVEAMEPHALSLIRGFLGLHPAFSRDTSLVLVETGFRKSTILYFENGKLVFVRYFGWGLQKIWEVLKESHGLLPAEILEMFKRGSISEDIPYQMEEAIAQAASDLLSEINRSFSFFLNKFGEHSLKNCFLVGGGAGLLSLRSYLVNNLNIALNDPSGPPPAPSLENMRLLPAIGVSLWS
- the aroQ gene encoding type II 3-dehydroquinate dehydratase, with protein sequence MKLLFLFGPNLNLLGSREPAWYGTRNFEWICETIQREGKKRGVDVTIFQSNHEGAIIDRLHSAREEVDGIVFNPGAFTHYSLAIRDALQAVNIKTIEIHMSNIYQREEFRHRSVIAPVCFGQISGLGWFGYLLAMDAFLLEKDNR
- the pilO gene encoding type 4a pilus biogenesis protein PilO — translated: MNIKQSWPFILLGWAGGIVLAFFFILEPLVVELDTLQDRQAALEGEVTTLRRRVVNLEPLERRLLALQETALILEARLPEEKEIPDLLITIEEAAILSNVEIRSFVPQTTTATENYVEVPFGANLHTRYHDFLLYLNHLRGSDRLIQVRDFALRKDLADTFLVEVNLVTFTVEKNGESP
- a CDS encoding shikimate kinase → MGSGKTRVGKVLAQSTGWTFLDLDALIVEKTNCSIPEIFSRYGEGYFRELETETLREKSSLHQTVLSTGGGLPGREENWKILERSYLTVYLKCTFNVCYKRIFGDRNRPLLAQFPDRQSLLALYQKRIPYYERSRVIIDTAHRTPNAIAREIVLRARTADSSQG
- a CDS encoding PilN domain-containing protein encodes the protein MELKSFYPVKLNLLPIQYRVQKTPHWVRLFFTVLLIGASTFTGYAVAILNFRIDLVGLTIETLEREAAYLRELNHRMQEVQQEIHRIEGRVTILQDLVLREPEWLNIIEAIGVSMPPDLFLEEASFGPDHISFSGYSVSIFSLASFIESLSGYRKYFTSAEFQSLSLQEGMYFFTLSLELNQS
- the nusB gene encoding transcription antitermination factor NusB, whose protein sequence is MRRQVREKALQVLYQKDLLDVPLREIFLRMDLPEIWSEDDRSFFYRLTSGVADQLTSIDRILTAYTEGWTLPRMPAIDRNILRIAVFEIFFLPEISLKVAINEAVILGKKFGSEDSGRFINGVLGRVARTTMHEERETLRDKTGEEDVHH